The sequence GTCGGCCCGTCCGACGCCGAGGATCAGGGTGTGCAGGCAGAGTATCCGGCGCTCGCGGCGATGGCCCCCATTCCGCGGTCGCCGCTCCCCTTCCCGGCCCTGGTGATCGCCAGCGAGAGTGATCCCTTCGTGTCCTTTGACCGTGCCCAGGCCTTCGCGGACGCCTGGGATGCCGAATTCATCTCGGCAGGTGACGCCGGGCACATCAACGTGGCCAGCGGCCACGGCGAGTGGCCGGACGGCGAGATCCTGCTCAGCGAAGCCCTGCACGCCTGGACGCCGCCCGACATCGTCCGCTTCTGATCCAGTAGACATCCACAGAAAGGGCCACCTCCGCGCGGGGTGGCCCTGCTGGTACTGGCGACTTCAGTTCGCGCTGACGCTCTCGGTGACCGCGGCGGCGGGAGCCGGCGTGGCGTACTTGTCGAGCAGGGCTTCGAAGGCGCGCTTGGGCTGGGCGCCCACCACGCCCTCGACCGGCTGGCCGTCCTTGAAGAGGATCAGGGTCGGGATGCTCATCACGCGGAACTGGCCCTGCGTGACGGGATTGTCGTCGACATTCAGTTTGCCGACCTTGACGCGGCCCTCGTACTGCCCGGCGATTTCTTCGATCACGGGCGCGATGATGCGGCACGGTCCGCACCAGGGGGCCCAGAAGTCCACCAGGGTCAGGCCCTCGCTGATTTCGCTGGTAAAGGTGCTGTCGGTGAGTTCCACAGGCTTCATGCCCAGCACTATACTCCGGAAGTACCCCCCGGGGCTATATCCGGGATGGGAAAATGCTAACACTGTCTTTATCGGAAAGCAGCGCTGGAACACCCTGGCGGCGTACTGTGGGGT comes from Deinococcus sp. KSM4-11 and encodes:
- the trxA gene encoding thioredoxin, with amino-acid sequence MKPVELTDSTFTSEISEGLTLVDFWAPWCGPCRIIAPVIEEIAGQYEGRVKVGKLNVDDNPVTQGQFRVMSIPTLILFKDGQPVEGVVGAQPKRAFEALLDKYATPAPAAAVTESVSAN
- a CDS encoding alpha/beta hydrolase, translating into MTPTLVIVPGLGDSGPEHWQTLWTQKFGATRVQQDDLHTPTPVTWAGRLQEVVDATPGDLVLVGHSTGVLTIVHWAKLHAAGQNRVKGALLVGPSDAEDQGVQAEYPALAAMAPIPRSPLPFPALVIASESDPFVSFDRAQAFADAWDAEFISAGDAGHINVASGHGEWPDGEILLSEALHAWTPPDIVRF